One region of Balaenoptera ricei isolate mBalRic1 chromosome 5, mBalRic1.hap2, whole genome shotgun sequence genomic DNA includes:
- the LOC132366727 gene encoding transcription initiation factor TFIID subunit 13-like, protein MDENFSEFEKNKDLQIKNTLLVLNRSNKIGLAAGIADEEEDPTFEEENEEIGGGAEGGQGKRKRLFSKELWCMMYGFGDDQNPYTESVDILEDLVIEFITEMTHKAMSIGRQGRVQVEDIVFLIRKDPKKFARVKDLLTMNEELKRARKAFDEANYGS, encoded by the exons ATGGATGAGAATTTTTCAGAATTTGAGAAAAACAAGGATCTTCAGATCAAAAATACACTTTTAGTACTAAACAGG AGTAATAAGATAGGGCTGGCTGCTGGGATAGCAGATGAAGAAGAAGATCCCACctttgaggaagaaaatgaagaaattggaGGAGGTGCAGAAGGTGGGCAGGGTAAAAGAAAGAGACTTTTTTCTAAAGAATTATGGTGTATGATGTATGGGTTTGGGGATGACCAGAATCCTTATACTGAGTCAGTAGATATTCTTGAAGACCTTGTCATAGAGTTCATCACTGAAATGACTCACAAGGCAATGTCAATTGGAAGACAAGGTCGGGTACAAGTTGAAGATATCGTCTTCTTGATTCGAAAGGACCCAAAAAAGTTTGCTAGGGTTAAAGACTTGCTTACTATGAATGAAGAATTGAAACGAGCtagaaaagcatttgatgaaGCAAACTATGGATCTTGA